The following nucleotide sequence is from Pedobacter sp. PACM 27299.
ACGAGATACCAACAAAATAAGTAGAAGTCAGGTAATTATTCCTGACACACCTAAAAAAATCAACTTTTTCCATCATCATCATGCTGATGAAAATACCGGCTATCCCCAGGCGCTTCTTTCCTGTCAAACATCCCATAGTCCCTGATCACCCGGGCGATTCGTAAATGGTAATCCTTAAATACAAACTGTCTGCCTTTTGACTGTGCTTCGCGATGCAGCTCCAGGTTCCGCCATTCCCTTATGGCCTTTTCATCACTCCAAAATGACAAGGACAATATCTTCTCAGGGTGTGTCAGACTCTGGAAACGCTCAATGGAAATGAAGCCTGATATTTTTTCAAGTTCTGGTTTGAGCTGCTGTGCAATAGTTAAATAATCTTCTTTTCGGCCATCATCCGGAATAACCTCAAATATGACTGCTATAGCTGTTGTATCACTGACAGATACAGTTGTATTTCCTCGTTTGAGGAAATGAAACACTTCTTCATAAAGCTGAAAGCGGCTATTCTCCAAATGCATCACATGTGTACCCTTGCCAATAACAGCATACTTTTTCAAAGGCACATTGTCCAGCGACTTAAAAAGACGCTCATAATCATTATTGTCGGGGTATTCATCCCATTCACCACGTATCAATAAAGTAGGGGCTGCAATTGAAGCAGGATTATAATAAGGGGCATTGTGCATCATATCTTCAACATCCCGATCAGGGCCGGATGGAAAACGGATATATTGACTATTGAATTTTCCCGCAAGTGGGTCCGAATCCAACCAGGCCTTGCCCCAGTCCTGGAATAATTCAGGTGCCAGCTGACATTGCTGTTCATCAGGAGTAGGGGTTTTCATGGCTGTGACTCTTTGTTCCGGCGTCATTGTCTGATAACTATGCTCAATCTCCACTCGAGTACCTGTATCATCTCGTTTCGTTAATGCTGCAAATAAAACAAGCTTTTCAATTTTATCGGGAAACTTTGTCGCGTATAAAGCGGCAACCGTACCACCCCAGGAATGGGCAATCAGATAAACCTTTGATTTTCCGGTTCTTTTGATGATCAACTCTACTGCTTTATCGATGTCCTGATAGCAATCCATAGCTCTTCCTGTGGGCATAGCTAAAGTTGGACTGACCTCCATTTCAGGATACCTGTCGGAATGGCCATAACCTAAAAAGTCAAGCGCATACACATGATATCCCTGTTCAGCTAAATGGTCCATCCAGGAATAATTATTCATTTTGAAGCCAAATGAAAGTTCAGAGGAGAAGGAGGAGCCATGGATAAAAAGTACGGCATAATCATTAGCAAATACCAAAGGAGCCTTGTAGTGAAGAGCGATCTGGAGGCCTTTAAGACGGCTTGCTGTTTTTATGATTTCATAATTGTTCATCGTGTTGAATATTAAAATGCTTGAGAAGGATAATGGCTATAAAATGGGGAAAAGTATCTTTTTCATATTATGTACCTTTGACAAAGGCAAACCTAAAGAAACAAGGATTGTAACACTTCAGTATTTAATTAACTATCAATGTTTGCATGGAAAAAGAACTTGGAAATATAACTTCGATCATTGGTGATCCTGTTCGCACCAATGTTTTATGGACATTACTTGATGGCAGAGCTTATACAGCCTCCGAATTGGCCATTTGCGCAAATACTTCTCCGCAGAATATGAGCATGCACCTCAGTAAATTACTGAAAGCCGATTTGTTAACCGTAGAAAGACAGGGCAGACATAAATATTATAAATTCTCCAGACATGAAGTAGCAGATGCCATAGAAGCTTTAAGTAGCCTGATTCCTCCCGTAAAGCTGAAAGTGATCAGTGAAAATACCGATAATGTTAAAATTAAATATTGTAGGACATGCTATGATCACTTAGCAGGAAAAGTAGGTGTAATGATCATGGATGCATTGGTTGAGCAGGAAATTTTTGAAATCGATGGACTCATTTATCAAATCACCGCGGAAGGGAAAAGATTCTTTTCAGAGATGGACATTGATGTCGATCATCTGCAAACGCAAAGAAGAGCCTTCATCAGACCTTGCCTTGATTGGACTGAAAGACGGCATCACCTTGCCGGCTCATTAGGAGCAGCGCTGCTCGATAAAATGCTTTCCATCGATTGGCTCCGTAAAACAAAGGATTCAAGGGCAATCTCGCTTACAGCGAAAGGACAAAAGGGACTTTATGAGAAATTGAAGCTCATGGTATGATATGAACCCAACCCAAATTAACCATTGAAGATTTAAATTAAGGGGGCTAGTGCCTTGCCTTTTTCTCCATATAGCTTTAACATGATCAGTTCCACTTGATGTTTTACATCCACATCCGGACTTGGGTAAACCCAATTATGGATACTCATAGCAGTGCTGAGCGACTTTAAGGTATGCGGGTTATAGAAAACATAGGCAGCAGGTTGTAAATTTGTTTATTCTTGATTGCGGAAACTTCTCCCAGTTCTTTTCTCTTGTAAAACTCATTCGGACTATCGTTCCACATGATGATCAAATCTGGATTCCAGCCCAGCAAAGTTTCGGGATTGATATTGGGTTGATCCAGCTCAAAAGGACAGGCATTTTCTACACCAGCAATCTCCAGACAGAAGTTCATCATGCTATTTCTGCCGGCAGTGGAGAATATTCGACCATGTGCCCAGGAGAAATAAGCTTTTTTCCTGGTCTGTATAGTGCTCGATCTGGTCTTCATGGCCGCATATTTTTGTTCTACGTAAACCATCAATTCATGAGCTCTTTCGGAAGTTCCAGTCAGCACCGCCAGGTCACGCATGGTTTGAAACACTTCATTATACTTTTCAACAATGGCGGTATAAACCTTTACACCAACTGATCGTAAAGCAGCTGCAAGCTCTTCCTGAGCCGCCTGCAGGATTACAATATCAGGGTTTAACATCATGATGCTTTCTATGTTCCCATCACCATTGTTTCCTGGAACTGCGAGTTGCTTTTGCTGGATTCTATCGTCTAATTTCGCGTAATACGGGTGTAAATCGTCACTCGTATAAATGCCGTTAAAAATACCAACGATTTTCGCCTCTGCTTTTAACATATATAAAGCATCCAAGGCCGGTTCATATAAGCACACGATTCTTTCTACAGGTCTATCGAGATGGATTTCTTCTTTCCATCATCAGCGCTGCTGCGATGAGTACAGCCGGAAAGTATCAAAGTGCCTGAAATGGAAAGTATAGCGATCAATAAAACCATTGTATTTTTTTTACTGATCATATTCTTGCTGTGTTTCATAAAGTATTCATTTACCTGTTATTATATATTACAAATAAAGAAGAAAGAGATTAAGACAGGATAAGAAGGGGATGAACCCTTGATGAGAATACTGAACTATTTGGTTAAATATTTTCGTTATTGTTCATTTGTGTTGGAACTTTTGGCTACTTTGCATTAACATTCAAACTAACCGACACCATTTTACCATTTTATACGATTTCGTAGAGGAAGGATAGCGTCTTTTTGGGATGGATCTCTTTTAGAAATTTAATAAATATATCATATGGAAAAAAAAGTGCAGGGAGAGATGGGATGGGTGAATCTATTGCGAATTATTGCTTGTTTTTTAGTGGTGTTATCCCACAGTTGTGACCCTTTTGTATCGCAGTTTGATACCAATCGGCAGTCCTTTCTCACCGGCGTATTTACCGGAAGTTTTGTCCGGGCCTGTGTCCCTTTATTTGTGATGATGTCTGGCGTTTTACTCCTGCCCATCAATATGAGTTTAGCCGATTTCTATAAAAAACGAATTGTCAGAATTCTGATTCCCCTTGTTTTCTGGTCGATTGTCTTACCTATATTATTCTATGTTTACCTGAATTTTGTGAATCCAGGTACTCAAAATAAAGCGCTAAACCTGGCTAATCATACTTTTGATGCCACTTTCGGTAAGTTATACACGTTCATTTTCAACTTTAGCTTCGCCACCATTCCATTGTGGTATATGTATATGCTGGTTGGTCTTTACCTGATTATGCCAGTTTTTAGTGGCTGGTTAAAACAAGCAACTAAAAAAGATATCGAGGTTTTCCTGGGAGTATGGGGAATCGCTTTGCTATTGCCATATATCAAAATGGCGGCACCATTATTAGGATACAATGGAAATTACGGCAATATGGGCCTTTTTGGGGTGTGCGACTGGAATGATTACGGTACTTTTTATTATATCTCGGGATTTACTGGTTATCTGGTTCTTGCTTATTATTTAGTGAAGTATCCTCTGGATTGGAGCTGGAATAAAATGCTGAGCATTACCATTCCTATGTTTTTGGTAGGTTACCTAATTACCTCATTTGGATTCATTGAGACTCAAAAACACTTCCCTGGTAATTATGCCAACCTGGAAATTGTATGGTATTTTGCCGGTATCAACGTCTTTATGATGACTTTCCCTGTATTTGTCATCGTTCAGAAAATGAATATTGCCTCTTCTGCGGCACTATCGAAACTGGCTTCCCTGACTTTTGGAATTTACCTTTGTCACTTTGTCTTCGTAGAACTGAGCTATGATGTGGTGGAGGCCATTGCTGCACCGCTGCATCCATTGGTTAAAATTATCAGTATTGCCTGTTTCACTTTTGCCATCAGCGCTGTGTTGGTATTGGTGATGAGGTCCTTTAAATTGACCCGTCGTTTCGTGATGTAAATTACAACTCTTCATGAGCTTAAGGGCTCATGAAGAGTGAATAGGGGCTATTTCACTACGGTAGCTTCTAATTCAACGGTTAAAGTTTCAAAAAGACTTTTCACTTCTAGTAAGGTCAGGGAT
It contains:
- a CDS encoding alpha/beta fold hydrolase, with the protein product MNNYEIIKTASRLKGLQIALHYKAPLVFANDYAVLFIHGSSFSSELSFGFKMNNYSWMDHLAEQGYHVYALDFLGYGHSDRYPEMEVSPTLAMPTGRAMDCYQDIDKAVELIIKRTGKSKVYLIAHSWGGTVAALYATKFPDKIEKLVLFAALTKRDDTGTRVEIEHSYQTMTPEQRVTAMKTPTPDEQQCQLAPELFQDWGKAWLDSDPLAGKFNSQYIRFPSGPDRDVEDMMHNAPYYNPASIAAPTLLIRGEWDEYPDNNDYERLFKSLDNVPLKKYAVIGKGTHVMHLENSRFQLYEEVFHFLKRGNTTVSVSDTTAIAVIFEVIPDDGRKEDYLTIAQQLKPELEKISGFISIERFQSLTHPEKILSLSFWSDEKAIREWRNLELHREAQSKGRQFVFKDYHLRIARVIRDYGMFDRKEAPGDSRYFHQHDDDGKS
- a CDS encoding ArsR/SmtB family transcription factor, with amino-acid sequence MEKELGNITSIIGDPVRTNVLWTLLDGRAYTASELAICANTSPQNMSMHLSKLLKADLLTVERQGRHKYYKFSRHEVADAIEALSSLIPPVKLKVISENTDNVKIKYCRTCYDHLAGKVGVMIMDALVEQEIFEIDGLIYQITAEGKRFFSEMDIDVDHLQTQRRAFIRPCLDWTERRHHLAGSLGAALLDKMLSIDWLRKTKDSRAISLTAKGQKGLYEKLKLMV
- a CDS encoding ABC transporter substrate-binding protein; this translates as MLKAEAKIVGIFNGIYTSDDLHPYYAKLDDRIQQKQLAVPGNNGDGNIESIMMLNPDIVILQAAQEELAAALRSVGVKVYTAIVEKYNEVFQTMRDLAVLTGTSERAHELMVYVEQKYAAMKTRSSTIQTRKKAYFSWAHGRIFSTAGRNSMMNFCLEIAGVENACPFELDQPNINPETLLGWNPDLIIMWNDSPNEFYKRKELGEVSAIKNKQIYNLLPMFSITRIP
- a CDS encoding acyltransferase, which produces MEKKVQGEMGWVNLLRIIACFLVVLSHSCDPFVSQFDTNRQSFLTGVFTGSFVRACVPLFVMMSGVLLLPINMSLADFYKKRIVRILIPLVFWSIVLPILFYVYLNFVNPGTQNKALNLANHTFDATFGKLYTFIFNFSFATIPLWYMYMLVGLYLIMPVFSGWLKQATKKDIEVFLGVWGIALLLPYIKMAAPLLGYNGNYGNMGLFGVCDWNDYGTFYYISGFTGYLVLAYYLVKYPLDWSWNKMLSITIPMFLVGYLITSFGFIETQKHFPGNYANLEIVWYFAGINVFMMTFPVFVIVQKMNIASSAALSKLASLTFGIYLCHFVFVELSYDVVEAIAAPLHPLVKIISIACFTFAISAVLVLVMRSFKLTRRFVM